In Chroogloeocystis siderophila 5.2 s.c.1, the genomic stretch TTACAGACAATCGAAACTTTACTAGATCGTTATTCACAAAGTTGTTAGCTTCTAGTAGTCAGCACTATTAGCACTAATTGTCAAGATTTCGTTCATACGTCAAAGGTCATCGGCGTTTAGGTTCAACTTCCATTACCTATTCGCGATTACCCATTACCACTGCATAACTTGTTAGTGAATTCTTTGCGCTAGCAGTTGTTCTTCCAACGCTGCAATTCGGTTATACGCAGCCGTAAGCTGTGCTGTCAGTCGTTGAATTTGAATTTCTGGTGCAAGTTCCTTCTCACCACTTTGACGCTGGTTTTCAATACTGCCGTTATCTTCTAGAACATCTTTATGTCCCATCGTTGTTTTAGCAGCTTTGTATCCTTGAGTTGCATAACGTCCTCCAGTATTTTGTAGCGAGTAACTAGCCTCTTGTGTAGGCGATAATCGACACTCTGACAAGGCTTCAGAAACTCTGCCGTTAAGTTGTTCAATTGCTTGATATAACGTATCCACCTTGTGGCTTAAAGTGATGACTTGCTTTTGTAGCGGTTCCATAGAATTAATTGCCTCATTGCCCGAAGGAATATCTCTATCTATGCTAGGCAACAAAATAGCAAAGTTAACTCTACTTATGAAACATTTAACTTTTGATAATCTTACTTTTAAAGCGATACATTTATTTTTGCTTCTCAATAAAGGTAAATAATTGTAGTAAGTAGCTACAGTGTGATTTATGTAGATTGATTAAATATTTTAGCTAATTAAGCTAGGAAAATCCTGATAAATACTGATTTTTGTTGCTTTATCAAAGATGAGAACTGGCAACTAGATAAGTAAAATTTTAAGAAGCGATCGCCACAACAGCTTAAGTTATCCGGTAATAATACTCATTACATTGGGTTAGTAACGACTAAAAAAATATATCATCGATAAAAATCAATACAACAATTTTTAGCTAACAAATCCTCTATCTATAGCTTGTTAAGCGAAAATAGATAGGCAGCGTTTCACTTAGGAAATAATGCTTAGTTTTCCAGATTTTTTTACAGCTTGTAGCGGCAAATGGACGACCGAACGTATTTATCACTCAATGCCGCAAGGTAGTATCGAACGGTCTTACACTGAGTATCAAGTCAAACCAATCTCACCCACAGACAAACAGCGAATTTTAACTTTATCAACTCAAGCAGGGATAAAAGTAGAAGTACAACTAGCAACTGTGCAACAAGAAGATTTACCAGGCTTTGCGATTTCATTCAATACTCGCTCGGAAACGGGTGAAACGGTATCAATGAGTTTGCAAGCTTTATTTGTGCCAGATACGTATATTTCTGCGGAAAGTACTGCTGTCAAGTTACCGCCACCTGTAGCCGCACAAATTGCCACCCAACCGGAAGGAGAAGTAATTCAAGGTTTTTATCTGCGTGATGAGGGTTACTCAGAAGCGGGAACCGCTGTAGGGCGATTTACATATCAACCCACACGCCAAACGTTAGAAATGACAACTTACTATCGACGCTCAGTCGCAGTTGATCAGATGCGTATGGTAGCACCAAACTTACGACTGCGGACAATTGTGACTTACCAAAGACCCGACAATACCAATGAAATACCGACGATAATTGATTTGGTAGGGTTTGGTGTAGAGCAGCGAAGCGTGTAACGATTTAATTATGGAGCGACGGACTTTTTTATTCGGGACAGGAACTTTAGCACTGTCACAGTTATTATTAGGGTGCAATCCACAAGGAGACTCGTTGGAGATCGAGTTTTTGCGGGGTTCGATACCAGCGATTGTTGTTGATCGCTTTCGTCAGCAGGTGCAATCACAAGCAAGGTTTACACCTGTTGCCCAACTTCAAGAGTTATTTGAGCAACTACAAACTTGGCGTCAGCAAGCAAGTACTACACAGCAACCGCGATCGCTTCCCCTACCGACTCGCCAATCGCAATCACCAAACCCATCTGCGTTGATTACCTTGGGAGATTACTGGCTATCGACAGCGATTCAACAGCAACTGATTCAACCGCTCAATATTACTCAACTCCAAAATTGGAATGCGTTACCCAGTCGCTGGCAAGAACTTGTCAGACGCAATAATCAAGGGGAAAGCGATCCACAAGGACAAATATGGGCAGCGCCTTATCGCTGGGGCAGTACAGTTATACTCTACAACCGAGAAAAATTTAATTCCTTGGGCTGGACACCAAATGATTGGAGTGATTTATGGCGTCCTGAACTGCGATCGCGCATTTCCATCGTCGATCAATCGCGGGAAGTCATTGGGTTAACTCTCAAGCGCTTGGGTCAATCCTACAACGCCCAAAATCTCGATCAAATCCCAAATTTAGAAGAGCAACTACAGGCTTTACATCAACAAGTACGACTTTACAGTTCTAATCGATACATCGAACCTTTGATTATTGGCGATACTTGGGCAGCAGTAGGTTGGTCAACGGACGTGCTACCAATCTTGCGGCGTTATCGAGAAATTGCTGTTGTCGTTCCGCGATCAGGAACAGCACTTTGGGCAGATGTGTGGGTTAATCCTATTAATGCAGCGTTACCGCCTCTAGCCTCACAATGGATTGATTTTTGCTGGCAACAGCCAATCGCGCAGCAAATCTCACTACGCACTTATGGCACTTCGCCTGCAGCAGTACAACTACCACCAGCAAGCGGACAAAATCCGACACGAATCGAATTTACGGATGCCCAATTACAACAAAGTGAGTTTTTGCTACCACTTTCTGCAACTACACAAAAACAGTATGAGGCATTGTGGCAGTCAATTAGAGCATCAACTTGATTTTTATATAGTTCATTGGAAATCCATTCCTCAACTTGTCTTCAGAAGAAGCTTCAAGAAAAATATAGATTTTTTTTGAACTAAATGCATCCAATTTGTTGTTGATGACGTACTAGAGTCGTGCAAACCAATTGAACTTGCAATTGGGAGTATCGACGATTTCACTTCACTACGACAAAGACAAGTTGATGGAGGTCTAATGAGATTTAATCAATTAGGTAAAGCCGCATTAGTCATATCTTTGACCGCTGCTTCTCAGATTTTTGCTTTTGCTCCAGCACTCAGTAGACCAGTATATAAAGTTATTGGATTAAAAAGCGATAATACGTTAGTTACATATGAGTACAATTCTCGCCGTTCAAATAAAATCAAAATTAAAGGAGTTGATGGAAACGTTTTAGGAATAGATTTTCGCCCTGCAAATAATCAACTCTATGCAATTACAGATACTGATAAAATATACACAATTAATAGTGATAGCGGTGTTGCTACATTGATAAGTTCTTTATCAGTAAGCTTTAGTGGAGGATTTCAATCCGGTGTAGATTTCAATCCAGTTGCGGATAGGCTGAGGTTAGTAGCAAACAATGGTGAGAATTTTAGAATTAACGTTGACACCGGAGAAGTTGTTGTAGATAAACCACTTAATTACAATCCTCCTCAAGCGATTGGGGTAACCGCTGCTGCATATACTAACTCTAGACCTGGAGTCAGCAATACCACACTTTATAATCTGGACTATGATTCTGATAGCTTAGTCATTCAGAATCCACCGAATGATGGCACTCTAACCACAGTAGGATCGCTGGGTTTTAACTTACCGCCGATCGCAGGATTTGATATTGTCACTAACCGCAATGGAGAGAATATTGGATTTATTGCATCTGGTAGATCTTTGTATACTGTAGATTTATCAACTGGACGAGCTACTTTTATAGGTAACTTTCGTGCAGGTAATTTAATTGGAATTGCTGCTACCCTAAGTTCTAAAGGTAGATAACAAGTTTGAGGTGAAGTTGTAATTAATTAAAATCACTCGAAGTAATGCAATCGAAATCTATAACTTTTTTAAAGGATAACTATAATAGTAGTTCCTTCCTCAAGTTTAAAAGCTAGATAAAGATTGCTATTTGACACTTCAACCACTGCTTGTGTTAGATAGGACAATAAACTAGTTGCATTGATTATTCCTCCTGCATGAAGAGAATCACGAATTTGTTCGCTGCTAGATAACCCTGTCCACCTCCGTGGACTTAATCATAAAACTCTTAATTTTAGTATGCTGCTTTGCACGCTTCGTTTGGGTAGTTCCGAAAAGAGTCGAAGGAAGAGTGCGATTCATGCAGGAGGTCTATTTATTATGTGCGTTATTACAATAAGTTTATTAAACTTATTAAACAGTTGAGTGTGAGTGAAAAGCTTTATCCAAGAAAGACTGCTTCTAAACCTTTGTTGTGTTCAAGTTTTGGGTATTACTATGCTACTACATTAGTTAACTATTAATATTAAATACAGTTAATTAGTGATGATAAACATGATAAGGGCTAACTATTAATTAGTAACTAACTACCAATCTAATTATTTAACTAACGATAGATACAAACAAGGTTTTTATTTTTTTGTTTTTTCTAATATTATAATGCTCACTGAGTGAATCTAATTCATAAGATTATTGCTAATTCATTTCTGTGACAAAGATAGGTTAATTATTTAGTAGCAAATAAAAGTTTTTATCTTATTAGGAAATATGATTTTGTAGCATAAATTTTAAAGTACTAATATTTTAAATAATAACAGAAAAAGTAATTTGAAGTTTACGTTGAATTTAACTAATTTAGTGGATTTTAATAAGTTTTAAAAAGTCAATTTTATGCTAAAAGTTCATTATTTAGTAATGACAAATTCAACAGATAATAGTATCTTGAGAATAATTGATTATGAAGTGTAAGAAATATTCTCTATGTTATTGAGGACACTGTTCTAGATACGAGGTTTTTAATGCCGAGTAAATGTAGTAATCAGAAAAATGCTCAGCGGTTTTATTGCCCTAAATGCAATCGCCGATTATGGCGCGTAGGTAACTCAAAGTACTTTCTATCTTACACAGAAGTATCAGAAAGCCGAAGACACGTCAAAATGCTTCATCAGGAGGCATTATTATTGACTGCGAAAGGCACACACAATAGTTGTCATTCCTGGGTTGAAGAATTTGTTTGTGGAGAGCATGGTAAACTTTGGATGAAGCTGAGTAAACAAGCTGATGGTTCGCTTTACACTTCACTAGCAACAACGAATGATTATCGTCCTAGAGATAAATATACTTACCGTATGAATTGTCCATTTCAATTAGATTTAGATGCGATTAATCGTACAATCACCTCATAAAGTAAATCTTCTTAGTAGGTACAATGCCTTCTGAGCAACCTGGCAACACTGACAAATTCATCCAAACAGATGTAGAGTTATACCTCGCGCTAAAAGCTGGTCAGGATGTTGCTTTAGGCATTCTTTATGATCGCCATGCTGGATTAGTTTATGGAATAGCACTCAAAATTCTTGGTAATCTGCAGGAAGCAGAAGATCTCACGCAGGATATTTTTCTCAATCTTGCTCAAGCGTCATCCTACGATCCAACACGAGGCTCACTGAGAACATTCTTAGCGATTTTGACGCGATCGCGTGCGATTGACCGAGTGCGATCGCGTAGTAAAGCCCGTGAGTTGTTTGGACAGTGGAGAGATAGCCAAGCACAGCAAACTGCTACCGATTCTCTTTTTGAACAACTTTCTCAAAGTGAGCAATCTCAGGAAGTACGAGCAGCACTCTCCCAATTATCAGACACTCAGCGGCAAATTCTCCAGATGGCTTATTATGATGGTTTTAGTCAGTCAGAAATTGCCAAGCGACTAGAAATTCCTTTGGGGACTGTGAAGGCTAGAGCGCGGCGGGGTCTTCTCAAACTGCGTCAAACTCTCACAGATTACATTGGATAGCCCCAACTATGGTTTGGTCGATGCCGTCAGAACAGTTACAGTTACTCATTGCTGGGTATGTCCTTGGCGATCTAAGCCCAGAGGAAATGACAGAATTTGAACAACTTCTGGCAAATGATGCTGCGATCGCCCAAGAAGTCGCAAAGATGCAAAAGGCATTAGAAATAACATATGCTCCACCAGAAGTAGCACCGCCAAGATATCTGCGTACATCCATTTTGGATGCAAATAAGCATCAGAGTAAACGCTTGAGCCGCGCGCGCCCACAGCGCTCATTCTCCTGGTTTCAAGCCATGGGAGTTGCCGCAGCCGTGTTGATTGTCGCTTTGGGTATGAGTAATTATCTTCTGTGGCGATCTCTACAAATACAAGCTGAAGTCCAGCAATCGGAACCTTTAACTTTTGCGCTGCAAGCCCAAGATGCAAATGTTTCTGCCTCGGCTACCCTAAAAGTCAATCCCAGTACACTAGAAGCTGAGCTAATCGCGCAAAACTTGCCTGCTTTACCGCCTGGAAAAGTTTATGCATTGTGGACAGTCTTGCAGCAAGGTGCGCCCGTTACAACTGATGACAAAAACGCTGTCTTAACAGCAGTATTTCGAGTCGATGCTAACGGCAATGCTTTAGAAAATATTGAGGTTCCTCAGATATATCGCAATAAAGACTTGGTGGCAGCAGTCGCTATAACCGTAGAAGATGCTAGCGCGCCTCAGCGACACGAAGGCACACCCGTTTTGATCGTAAAAGTGTAAAGTTAAAGACCGCCAATAATTCGACAGTTTGTATGATCTCTACTCAGATTCTGTATCGAGTTGTCGCATCGTACCATTTTGACCTTCACCAATTCGCCGCAATCCTGGTCTTCCTGTGGTATTGAGATGGTCGATTTGGCATTGAAGATTTGCGGTGAAATCACACGTATAGGTTGCTAAAAGTTCTTGTTGATAATTAAACACGCGGATGTTGTAACCGAAATCTCTCGCTACTGTACCAAAATGATTGACAAATTTGTAGCGTTGTAGGTAGTCAAGTGCATTCCAAAGGTGTTGTTTAACAATCAAGTCAATGCGTCCAGCATTAGTACCATCCGCCGGATATGCAATCCAATTGTCTAAAAGTTGACCCGCAAACTGTTCTCTTGCCCACCACAAACTAGGAACTGTGAGGTCGCTTTGAGAAATTGTATTTGCGGTAATTACATATCTATTGTTTAGCGGTGCGCCTGGATCTAACAAGCTCAATTCCAATGGCTCGGTTGAGGGTTGCGGTACTGCTTGTACTGTAGAAGATAACAATGAAGCAAGCAAAGTACTTATACTTAGAATAGTGAGGAGAAGCGATCGCATTTTAAGAATATTTTTACTAATAGCTTCTTGGCGATTTATTGTAGTCTAAAATTAAGGCAAAAGGCAGAATGTATAGCAGGAGTCAGAGGTCAGGGTTAAACCCCCCCTCAAGGACATCAATACTAGCTTCAATAATGTCCTAACTCTATTGACTATGGTTATATAAAAATTTTAGGTTCTAGAAAATAACTCTTTGTATCTTCATCTATACATCTCCAGATGCATCGCGCAAAAAAATACGGCGTCAAAAGCGATCGCTTGCTAAAGTTATTGATGATAATTTCTTCTTGCCCTTCACCTTCTTACTCTTGATACTCATTAGTATGCATCGCTTGCGGACAGTGAATGCGGATATGCTGTAAACGAGGACCTTGCGCTGAGACGACGGTGAATTCTAAGTTCTGATAGTGTAAAGTTTCCCCGATCGCGGGGATTTTTTGAAGTTGGTAGAGAACAAACCCCCCCAATGTTTGATAGTCGTCGCTTAAGGGTAAATTTAACTGTAATAATTCGTTGAGTTCTTCGAGGTTCATTTGTGCTTGAACCAAAAAAGTTTGCTCATCCAAGTTTTGGACGAGTAACTCGTTTGTTCTTGCGAGTTCACCAGCATTGCCAATGATTTGAGCAATTAAATCTTGAATGGTCAATAAGCCGACAGTACCACCAAATTCGTTGACAACGATGACCATTTGTAAATGCGATCGCTGCATTAATGGCAATAGCTCGCTTAACGGAGTATATTCGGGGACAAATCTAGCAGGCTGTATCCAAGGTTGAATTTTTGTATCAAGCGATAATTTACCTAAAACGAGTGGCTTTGCCAGTTCCTTAAAGTGAACAATCCCGCGAATATCATCTAACGATTTACCTGCGATAGGATAGCGCGAATGCCCTGTCGTTGCCATTTCTTTGAGTAAAGTTTGAAACGTCGCTTCTTCGGATAAAGCCACAATTCCCGTGCGCGGTGTCATAACTTCTTCAGCGGTGACATCGCCAAATTCAAAGATGTTATTTAATAGTTCGCGTTCTTCGGCTTCTAAGCCGGTTGATTCGCGTTCGGTGGCAATAATTAACTGTAACTCTTCTGAAGTCACTGGAGATAGCCAAGCTTGTCCCGTGTATTGAATTCCGACAACGCGTAGCAGCAAGCGTGTTGATTGATTTAAAACCCAAATAAATGGCGTAAAGAAACGCGCGATCGCTTTTACAGGAAGTGCTAGCAACCTTGCTAACCGTTCCGAGTAAAGCAATGCGACTGACTTGGGGCAAAGTTCCCCTAAAACGATTTGGAGATAAGCGACAAGGAGAAAAGCTAAGGGAATTGCGAGTGAGTGCGCCAACCGCATCCGCAGCGCATCTGAAACGGGTAACTGTGCTAGCCCCGTAGCGACAAGAACAGCCATCGTACTCTCGCCAATCCAACCGAGTGCCAAACTCGATAACGTAATTCCTAATTGAGTCGTAGACAGCAAGCGCTCGATACTATGTTGGAGTGATTGGAGCGTGATCGCGGGTGCGTCTCCAGCTTCTACCAATTGGTGGATGCGCGATCGCCGCACGGACACCATAGAAAACTCTGCTGCCACAAAAAAGGCATTAATTGCAATCAGCAACAATACCGAAAGCAGGCGCAGCCATATATCTGAGATAAACAACGGTGATACAGCCAAAAGCAGAACAAAACAGGCAACTATCGGCAAGTGAGACATCAATTTGGTTTCAAAATTCTGCCTCGTGGCATTGTTGTCCGCCTTGCCCCAATAAGATACAACACTTAAATTTTGACAGGAATTTCCGATACTTGCAGTTTGAGTTGCTGCTGAGGATAGTCGGTTAAACGTAGCGACAGGTTTTCCACATCATCAAGCGCGGTTGCGGGAATGCTTACTACGCCGGATACCGGTTTGCCATCGGGGGCTAACTTTTCGGGTAAATCTTCAGCATTTACTGTTAACGCGCGTCCGTGATTATCTGTAATATCCATAAAACTTGACAAAAAGCGCACCGTGCGATCGCCTTCGTTTTTGAGGTTCAGTTTGATTTGTAATGTTCCACCTACATATTGCGCGGATAGAACTTCTAAAACAACGTCGCGATCGCGATTGACAATCGGAAATCCTGGTTGACTTGCGTCTACGACTAACTGCGCTTTTGGTGTTGTGTTAGATGATTGCGTATCAGGTTTTGGCGACTGTGGTTTTTCTGGTTTGGCGTTTTTGCCTTTGCCTTCAATTCTGGCGCGAACGTTGGTGAGGATATCTTGCTCTTTTAACATCACCACTGCCCGTTGCTGTTGCGAGGCTCTTTGAGCAATTTTACCTTTATTCACTGGACGCGTATCCGGTTGAGTTACACTTTCGAGGGCTTCACTACCAATACTAAATCCCCATACTGCACTTACATAACCTGCGATCGCCATAAGAACTAACAAGAGCAAACTGAGCGCTACAGTAGAGTTTATTTTCATTGGTTATTTAAATATACAAGTTGCTGCTCAACATATCGTTTGCTGTGCCTATTGCATTATTTTATTGTGATTCTCACAATATCAACAATGACATCGACTATATTAAATAGGCAATAATATAGTATAAAAATGATATGTTAATATGTCAGCGGTAACAACACATTTTGTCCACACAAGTGCGTTGTCGTTGATAATATAAAAGAAAATTCCGGCAGTTGGCCGAGCGGTTGAGGCAGCGAACTCATAATTCGCCTTAGGCAGGTTCAACTCCTGCACTGCCGACTTTTTATAAAACCTACTCAAAAGGTATAATTTCGGGATTTTCCGTTTCACCTTCCAAATCGTTTTCGATTGGGATGTCTTCGGCGGGAACTTCTACCGGTGGGCTATCGCTCTCGTTTTGGTTGCTATCTTCTGTATCAGTTGGAGTAATGTTCGTTGGTGTCACCTGTGCGGGGGGTTGTGAGAATAGCGATGAGTCATAAGGATTTTGTAAATCCGGCGTACGCAGCGTTGTGTTACCGATTTGTTGTTGGAGCGTATCTTGGTACAAAGTATTGATAAGCCGCGCGTCGCGTATGTATTCATTTTCAGGATAACTGTTGCGCGTGAAAGAACCAATCCCAAACAATGAGTTGAGTTGCCGTAGTAAAGAACGATTGCGATAAAAATCAGGTGCGTTTGTAAAAAAGGCGCGGTAGAATGCCTCCGGTACTGTTTCGCTGCGTGTTGGCTCTACGGGTGCTGTTTGGGCGATCGCCGCAGTCGGGATAGCTGCAAGAAGAATTAAACTCGTCAAACATTTGTACGCGAAACGCATAGATTCAACCTCACTTTCTAACGCAGTCTTCATTTATGCTGAAACTTAAACTCTTTTTAGCTTAACTTTCGCTTAGCCACCACCGTTGACACACTGATGATTAATCAAACTGCGTCGCAGCCAGCATCTGATAATTGGGCAATAACTGCTGATCTCACTAGTCTTCGCCAACACCTTTTAGATTTATTCTGTCGGTTAGCTTATCGCGAAGGAGATTTTGTGCTTTCTTCTGGGCAGCACAGTTCATACTATATTAATGGCAAGGAAGTCACGCTACATCCTCAAGGAGCGTTAGCGATCGGGCGGATTGTTGTTTCTTTGTTACCACCTGATACTCAAGCTGTCGCTGGTTTAACCTTGGGTGCCGATCCAATTGTGACAGCTGTTAGTGTGGTTTCAGCGTATGAAAATCGCCCAATACCCGCGTTGATTGTCCGCAAAGAAGCAAAAGGACACGGTACAAGAGCGTATATTGAAGGTCCAAATTTACCAGAAAACGCGAGCGTTGTCGTGTTAGAAGATGTCGTGACAACGGGAGGATCGGCATTAAAAGCCGCAGAAAGGCTTAAAGATGCGGGTTACAGCGTCAACCATGTTATTTCGCTCGTTGATCGCCTGCAAGGAGGTGCAGAACTTTATGCATCAGCCGGATTGCAATTTCAATCAGTACTGACAATCGCAGACATTCAACAGCGCTTTCAGGAACTAGAGTAGAGGGAGTTAGGAGTGGGGGGTGAGAGGTGAGTTTTGAATTGTTCGCTTTCCAAAGGTGCCGGAGGCATTAGAAAATAACTCATAACTCAACACTTCACGACTCATAACTTCCTCTACACCTCTGCTCCCCCGCACCTCTGACCCTTGCTATAACTAGCTTTGAGTTACAGTTTCTTTTGCCAAGAACTTCTCTAATTCTGTCAGCGCATCGGCGTCAACTTTAGTTTGCATTGGACAGAACTTAGGACCACACATTGAGCAGAATTCGGCAGTTTTGTAAATATCTGCGGGTAGAGTTTCGTCGTGGTATTCTCTGGCGCGTTCTGGATCGAGCGCTAACTCAAACTGACGGTTCCAGTCGAAGTTGTAACGCGCGCGCGACAATTCGTCATCGCGATCTCTAGCACCAGGGCGATGACGCGCGATATCGGCGGCATGGGCGGCGATTTTGTAGGCGATTAAGCCATTACGGACATCTTCAGCATTAGGTAGTCCTAGATGCTCTTTAGGCGTGACATAGCACAACATTGCCGTGCCATACCAGCCTGCCATTGCTGCGCCGATTGCCGAGGTGATATGGTCATAACCAGGCGCAATGTCGGTTACTAAGGGTCCTAAAACGTAGAAGGGTGCTTCGGAACACTCTTCCATTTGCTTTTTGACGTTAAACTCGATTTGATCCATCGGTACGTGACCAGGACCTTCAACCATCACCTGCACGTCATGTTCCCATGCTTTGCGTGTGAGTTGTCCTAAGGTTTTAA encodes the following:
- a CDS encoding sigma-70 family RNA polymerase sigma factor, translated to MPSEQPGNTDKFIQTDVELYLALKAGQDVALGILYDRHAGLVYGIALKILGNLQEAEDLTQDIFLNLAQASSYDPTRGSLRTFLAILTRSRAIDRVRSRSKARELFGQWRDSQAQQTATDSLFEQLSQSEQSQEVRAALSQLSDTQRQILQMAYYDGFSQSEIAKRLEIPLGTVKARARRGLLKLRQTLTDYIG
- a CDS encoding hemolysin family protein produces the protein MSHLPIVACFVLLLAVSPLFISDIWLRLLSVLLLIAINAFFVAAEFSMVSVRRSRIHQLVEAGDAPAITLQSLQHSIERLLSTTQLGITLSSLALGWIGESTMAVLVATGLAQLPVSDALRMRLAHSLAIPLAFLLVAYLQIVLGELCPKSVALLYSERLARLLALPVKAIARFFTPFIWVLNQSTRLLLRVVGIQYTGQAWLSPVTSEELQLIIATERESTGLEAEERELLNNIFEFGDVTAEEVMTPRTGIVALSEEATFQTLLKEMATTGHSRYPIAGKSLDDIRGIVHFKELAKPLVLGKLSLDTKIQPWIQPARFVPEYTPLSELLPLMQRSHLQMVIVVNEFGGTVGLLTIQDLIAQIIGNAGELARTNELLVQNLDEQTFLVQAQMNLEELNELLQLNLPLSDDYQTLGGFVLYQLQKIPAIGETLHYQNLEFTVVSAQGPRLQHIRIHCPQAMHTNEYQE
- a CDS encoding anti-sigma factor, which produces MVWSMPSEQLQLLIAGYVLGDLSPEEMTEFEQLLANDAAIAQEVAKMQKALEITYAPPEVAPPRYLRTSILDANKHQSKRLSRARPQRSFSWFQAMGVAAAVLIVALGMSNYLLWRSLQIQAEVQQSEPLTFALQAQDANVSASATLKVNPSTLEAELIAQNLPALPPGKVYALWTVLQQGAPVTTDDKNAVLTAVFRVDANGNALENIEVPQIYRNKDLVAAVAITVEDASAPQRHEGTPVLIVKV
- the pyrE gene encoding orotate phosphoribosyltransferase; protein product: MINQTASQPASDNWAITADLTSLRQHLLDLFCRLAYREGDFVLSSGQHSSYYINGKEVTLHPQGALAIGRIVVSLLPPDTQAVAGLTLGADPIVTAVSVVSAYENRPIPALIVRKEAKGHGTRAYIEGPNLPENASVVVLEDVVTTGGSALKAAERLKDAGYSVNHVISLVDRLQGGAELYASAGLQFQSVLTIADIQQRFQELE
- a CDS encoding phycobiliprotein lyase — translated: MLSFPDFFTACSGKWTTERIYHSMPQGSIERSYTEYQVKPISPTDKQRILTLSTQAGIKVEVQLATVQQEDLPGFAISFNTRSETGETVSMSLQALFVPDTYISAESTAVKLPPPVAAQIATQPEGEVIQGFYLRDEGYSEAGTAVGRFTYQPTRQTLEMTTYYRRSVAVDQMRMVAPNLRLRTIVTYQRPDNTNEIPTIIDLVGFGVEQRSV
- a CDS encoding extracellular solute-binding protein, with amino-acid sequence MERRTFLFGTGTLALSQLLLGCNPQGDSLEIEFLRGSIPAIVVDRFRQQVQSQARFTPVAQLQELFEQLQTWRQQASTTQQPRSLPLPTRQSQSPNPSALITLGDYWLSTAIQQQLIQPLNITQLQNWNALPSRWQELVRRNNQGESDPQGQIWAAPYRWGSTVILYNREKFNSLGWTPNDWSDLWRPELRSRISIVDQSREVIGLTLKRLGQSYNAQNLDQIPNLEEQLQALHQQVRLYSSNRYIEPLIIGDTWAAVGWSTDVLPILRRYREIAVVVPRSGTALWADVWVNPINAALPPLASQWIDFCWQQPIAQQISLRTYGTSPAAVQLPPASGQNPTRIEFTDAQLQQSEFLLPLSATTQKQYEALWQSIRAST
- a CDS encoding DUF4394 domain-containing protein — encoded protein: MRFNQLGKAALVISLTAASQIFAFAPALSRPVYKVIGLKSDNTLVTYEYNSRRSNKIKIKGVDGNVLGIDFRPANNQLYAITDTDKIYTINSDSGVATLISSLSVSFSGGFQSGVDFNPVADRLRLVANNGENFRINVDTGEVVVDKPLNYNPPQAIGVTAAAYTNSRPGVSNTTLYNLDYDSDSLVIQNPPNDGTLTTVGSLGFNLPPIAGFDIVTNRNGENIGFIASGRSLYTVDLSTGRATFIGNFRAGNLIGIAATLSSKGR